A single window of Oncorhynchus keta strain PuntledgeMale-10-30-2019 chromosome 34, Oket_V2, whole genome shotgun sequence DNA harbors:
- the isg20l2 gene encoding interferon-stimulated 20 kDa exonuclease-like 2 encodes MSDIMLNLDCSGSSGPCKDSSGRNTHKAFINRRRLLEKKGYLNKKQNQHNHGQGNKHQGPPHFYNGANRPSQPNAAHNKSIAHTQNTHSKSYHIPRSDHARSVASKPASSTSSSTSLTITVENSTNPEQSTSTITPGHQPPPTRTVARYASVPSGSAPLCNPLKYLALDCEMVGTGPKGRNSELARCSIVSYDGDVVYDRYIKPTNAVTDYRTRWSGISWHQLVKAMPFQHARKEILKILAGKVVIGHAVHNDFKSLSYSHPAVLTRDTSRIPLLNQKAGFPEKDVASLKRLTKALFNRNIQTGKKGHSSVEDAKATMELYKVVEVEWERTLASK; translated from the exons ATGTCTGACATTATGTTAAACCTGGACTGTTCGGGCAGCAGTGGACCCTGTAAGGACTCATCAGGAAGAAACACACACAAGGCATTCATCAACAGGCGGCGACTCTTGGAGAAAAAGGGTTACCTCAACAAAAAGCAGAACCAGCACAATCACGGACAGGGGAATAAACATCAGGGCCCACCTCACTTTTACAATGGGGCCAATCGGCCGTCTCAACCCAATGCTGCACACAACAAAAGCATTGCTCACACGCAGAATACTCACAGTAAAAGTTATCACATACCCAGGTCAGATCATGCTAGAAGCGTTGCTTCCAAGCCTGCATCATCCACAAGCAGCTCAACATCGTTGACCATAACTGTGGAGAATTCCACCAATCCTGAGCAATCCACTTCGACTATCACCCCGGGGCACCAACCCCCACCCACCAGGACTGTTGCCCGCTATGCCTCTGTCCCAAGTGGGTCGGCCCCCCTTTGTAACCCCCTGAAGTACCTTGCCTTGGACTGTGAGATGGTCGGCACGGGCCCCAAGGGTCGCAACAGTGAGCTGGCACGATGCAGTATTGTCTCCTATGACGGAGACGTGGTGTATGACAGGTACATCAAGCCCACCAACGCAGTCACTGACTACCGGACTCGTTGGAGTGGCATCTCCTGGCATCAATTGGTCAAAGCCATGCCATTTCAACATGCCAGGAAGGAG ATACTGAAGATCCTTGCAGGAAAGGTGGTGATAGGGCATGCTGTCCATAATGACTTCAAGTCCCTGAGTTACAGTCACCCTGCTGTCTTAACGCGGGACACATCCCGCATTCCTCTCCTCAACCAGAAGGCTGGCTTTCCAGAGAAAGATGTTGCCTCACTGAAAAGACTCACCAAGGCCCTGTTCAATCGCAACATCCAG ACTGGGAAGAAGGGGCACTCGTCCGTGGAGGACGCCAAAGCCACCATGGAACTGTACAAAGTTGTGGAGGTGGAGTGGGAGAGGACCTTAGCCTCCAAATAG